One genomic window of Desulfurococcus mucosus DSM 2162 includes the following:
- a CDS encoding helix-turn-helix domain-containing protein produces MILDDTLAETIALLNNGVSLAEASRMLGISRSQLSRRLNTLMKRGAVLKYLNVFIDRLHTPVSVVISEAKQKAQGLRCLIGSPPTVISYYSYAARPVTISYVRDDYSGVDAGSIVAGTCRAVFYGRITQVLIPLQEAEAVKPRFRLIDSRELVGSPAPLDEADEIIALELFRVFNPCTITGNWRLNDLVKIVEGSLGARDTRHHMVRHVNALTLRRYVYRGDGVYAVILVASDTLETLATLLSQLKESGILIDVEQVNMIGSNPFTGLIHAWISPYKLYEPENGHEFTDGASYSIYPVISAK; encoded by the coding sequence ATGATATTAGATGACACCCTAGCGGAGACCATAGCCCTGTTGAATAACGGTGTCAGCTTAGCAGAAGCCTCAAGGATGCTTGGCATCAGTAGGAGTCAGCTTTCAAGGCGTTTAAACACCTTGATGAAGAGGGGTGCTGTGCTCAAGTATCTGAATGTCTTCATAGACCGCCTGCATACACCGGTATCCGTGGTGATCTCGGAGGCCAAGCAGAAGGCGCAGGGACTCAGGTGTCTTATTGGAAGCCCGCCAACCGTGATATCATATTACTCTTACGCCGCCAGGCCTGTGACGATAAGCTATGTGAGGGATGACTACAGCGGGGTCGACGCCGGCTCCATAGTTGCAGGAACATGCAGAGCAGTGTTCTACGGTAGGATTACACAGGTATTGATACCCCTCCAAGAGGCTGAAGCCGTGAAGCCGCGCTTCAGGCTCATCGATTCAAGAGAACTTGTGGGGAGCCCTGCACCTCTGGATGAAGCCGATGAAATAATAGCACTAGAGCTGTTCAGGGTCTTCAACCCATGCACTATAACAGGTAACTGGAGGCTCAACGACCTGGTTAAAATAGTAGAGGGGAGTCTAGGTGCTAGAGATACCCGGCACCATATGGTCAGGCATGTCAACGCATTGACGCTTAGGAGATACGTGTATAGGGGTGACGGCGTGTACGCAGTGATACTTGTAGCCTCAGATACTCTTGAGACGCTTGCAACACTGCTAAGCCAGTTAAAGGAGTCGGGGATACTCATAGATGTGGAGCAAGTCAACATGATTGGCTCCAATCCCTTCACAGGGCTGATCCACGCATGGATATCGCCGTATAAGCTATACGAGCCTGAGAACGGGCATGAGTTCACTGATGGCGCATCCTACTCAATATACCCTGTCATCTCGGCTAAATAG
- a CDS encoding translation initiation factor IF-5A — translation MSKVYDTLGNLKIGSFIVIDGEPCRIVEMSRAKTGKHGSAKANVIAIGLFSKAKKTLVAPVDTQVEVPVIEKRVGQIIADMGTMYQVMDMETYETFEVEKDAVEEDVRNKLSVGSEVEYWVVMGKRLIVRPR, via the coding sequence ATGAGCAAGGTGTACGATACGCTGGGCAACCTGAAGATAGGTAGCTTCATAGTGATCGACGGCGAGCCCTGCAGAATAGTCGAGATGTCCCGTGCAAAGACAGGGAAGCATGGCAGTGCTAAAGCCAACGTGATCGCGATAGGCCTCTTCTCCAAGGCCAAGAAGACGCTTGTAGCACCGGTGGACACGCAGGTAGAGGTGCCAGTCATAGAGAAACGCGTGGGTCAAATAATAGCTGACATGGGGACGATGTACCAGGTAATGGATATGGAGACCTATGAGACATTCGAGGTTGAAAAAGACGCTGTAGAGGAGGATGTGAGAAACAAGCTGAGCGTTGGCTCGGAAGTAGAGTACTGGGTTGTAATGGGTAAGAGACTCATAGTGCGTCCACGCTAA
- a CDS encoding nitrilase-related carbon-nitrogen hydrolase — protein sequence MSTEGFKLVELGKGVPGSRLGIAHMPVVTDAFGINLNHLRRIVFYASERNVNTLIIPYSAAFGPVIEAYSDIMEAEELRRRYAVDSEHQYLKTLRYLSANYGLNIISPALIERAGSRYYISSVFVPYGNGEEPVSQRKILVSSEEKKIGIRPGHEISVLNDYYLKYVVLVSNEIVVPELGRVGVAQGCNMVVSTISPLKPVRNYVDIVRALAQILGVWVLHVGGIFIVNDDRYVLNSLVVNPQGELVVMYSEATPGLVTVPYRDILAAEHVDHGVDAAGILGFLLRYVRKRRKAGKLF from the coding sequence TTGAGCACGGAGGGATTCAAGCTAGTTGAACTAGGCAAGGGGGTTCCCGGTTCAAGGCTTGGGATAGCCCATATGCCAGTGGTCACCGACGCGTTCGGGATAAACCTTAACCATCTACGTAGGATAGTTTTCTACGCCAGCGAGAGAAATGTGAACACCCTGATCATACCGTACTCAGCCGCCTTCGGCCCGGTCATCGAAGCCTACTCGGACATTATGGAGGCTGAGGAACTCCGTAGAAGGTACGCTGTTGACAGTGAGCATCAATACCTTAAAACCCTCAGGTACCTGTCGGCTAACTACGGGTTGAACATTATTTCCCCGGCCCTCATCGAGCGCGCGGGGAGCAGGTACTATATTTCATCAGTGTTCGTGCCCTATGGGAACGGGGAGGAGCCGGTCTCGCAGAGAAAGATCCTGGTCTCCAGCGAAGAGAAGAAGATCGGCATTAGACCCGGACACGAGATCTCGGTGTTAAATGACTACTACTTAAAGTACGTGGTTCTAGTCTCCAATGAAATAGTGGTTCCCGAGCTGGGCAGGGTGGGTGTGGCTCAGGGCTGCAACATGGTGGTGTCAACGATCTCTCCCCTGAAGCCCGTTAGAAACTATGTGGATATTGTGAGGGCTCTTGCACAGATACTAGGGGTATGGGTTCTACATGTAGGCGGGATCTTCATAGTCAACGATGACAGATATGTTTTAAACTCCCTGGTGGTGAATCCTCAGGGAGAGCTCGTGGTGATGTACAGCGAGGCCACGCCCGGACTGGTGACGGTGCCATACAGGGATATACTTGCAGCGGAACACGTTGACCACGGGGTTGATGCAGCAGGGATCCTTGGTTTCCTACTGAGATATGTGAGAAAACGGAGGAAGGCAGGCAAGCTGTTTTAA
- the rgy gene encoding reverse gyrase — protein MPDLPGSPSLPDGFKTHGVYRHACPNCGGPISDYRLIFKAPCEKCLRDEEFRGIVELAGKRGGIDRFQLLRLYAESSREGALRELVKREEMLRDFEAFFEKATGFKMWSAQKTWARRVLKGLSFSIIAPTGMGKTVFSLVTALYITQRARREGDPRGWRSYLVFPTTPLLLQAERKLRAFAENLGVSICSNDNWDNGDCIRILCIHGHLGKRDRETAMNRLKEGSFDILLTTSAFIHRNYELLKGKGFRLIVMDDVDAVLKSGRAVRRLLGIIGVEEEHIEKALTLVKARSRLVAASGEERARLEEEIRGLENEVSSVRSRINTMLLVNSATGRPRGMYPKLFKVFMGFEAGSKPEAIRNIVDSYVEPQGGIEEELVKLVLTLRDGVLVFVPVDKGVEYAERIVELLREKGLRAEAFHSKTSIELLDAFAKGDVNVLVGVATYYGVMVRGIDLPERVKYVVFAGVPRHRFSSMLEALSPTDILRVLAVLRDIAEGEKRDLIERLLGRISSRLRRMSPGAVLRLREELARKIRGESVEETPLLSTLFEAYKVIAEEFSKEETWQRISGLGDVGILKENDKYYMLIPDVATYIQASGRASRLYPGGITKGLSIVVVDDKRLLNGLVRRMRWIFEDFTMTPLSQVNLEELMKQIEEERRRVSEVIKGGTAAGTWVEPVKTALMVVESPNKARTIAGFFGKPSVRIVGNILQVYEVTIGSYVLSITASAGHVYDLVTDKSLPEAEGAEALYGVLRVDGRFIPVYTDIKKCSNGHQFTEELGGNTVECPRCKMDNKQSHVIRKLDVIKALRELAEEVDVVFIGTDPDAEGEKIAWDLRVLLEPYANEVRRIEFHEVTRKAILNALREPRDFDIRLVESQIVRRIDDRWLGFSLSEKVQKYAWMDYCLRYLFHKRGLVEKSTCCRPNGNMSAGRVQTPVLGYIIEETDARSRPERYVYRMKIYIERIGDLVEVSIPYIDAKNAGIVDTVKKRPHPVEVEVVSEEEVQLNPPPPFTTDSLLEEASRTLGLPATRTMEIAQDLFETGLITYHRTDSTRVSDTGVKIARQYLEDKYGEKAPHYFKPRTWGEGGAHEAIRPTRPIDSDRLVELVKEGVLSLPLRLTRDHVRLYDLVFRRFIASQMEAAKLRKLVLRVYIGDRSYETEIYTEAVWKGYLEVYENVRLLGRELGLKPGERVEAEIHDGNRVTPPRLRSHDVIRWMKEQGIGRPSTYAKIVQTLIDRGYVRVTGKVKALIPTERGRSVFNFLGKYYGNVVSVDTTRRLEELMEDISKNTVEYQSALEGIYREVTTAVIGNHRVNELLEKMYREKCSEEK, from the coding sequence TTGCCTGATTTACCCGGTTCACCCAGCTTACCCGACGGGTTTAAAACCCATGGTGTTTACCGTCATGCATGCCCTAACTGCGGTGGTCCGATAAGCGACTATAGGCTCATCTTTAAGGCGCCGTGTGAGAAGTGCCTGAGGGATGAGGAATTCAGAGGCATAGTGGAACTAGCGGGAAAGCGTGGGGGAATCGATCGCTTCCAACTCCTCCGGCTTTACGCTGAGTCAAGCCGTGAGGGGGCCTTGAGGGAGCTCGTTAAAAGAGAGGAGATGTTGAGGGATTTCGAGGCTTTCTTCGAGAAGGCCACAGGCTTCAAGATGTGGAGTGCGCAGAAGACATGGGCTAGACGCGTCTTAAAGGGCCTCTCATTCAGTATTATTGCTCCAACCGGGATGGGTAAAACAGTCTTCTCGCTTGTAACAGCACTATACATAACGCAGCGGGCTAGGAGGGAGGGGGATCCACGTGGTTGGAGATCCTACTTAGTCTTCCCTACGACACCGCTCCTTCTGCAAGCTGAGAGAAAGCTGAGGGCTTTCGCCGAGAACCTCGGTGTAAGCATATGTAGCAACGACAACTGGGATAACGGTGACTGCATCAGGATTCTATGCATACATGGACACCTCGGTAAAAGAGACCGGGAGACAGCCATGAACAGGCTTAAGGAAGGCAGCTTCGACATCCTCTTAACGACGAGTGCTTTCATACATAGAAACTACGAGTTGTTGAAGGGTAAGGGGTTCAGGCTCATCGTTATGGACGACGTTGACGCCGTCTTGAAGAGCGGTAGAGCTGTGAGAAGGCTACTGGGCATCATAGGGGTTGAAGAGGAGCACATAGAGAAGGCGTTGACCCTCGTCAAGGCTAGATCACGACTCGTTGCGGCCAGCGGGGAGGAAAGGGCTAGACTCGAGGAGGAGATCAGGGGTCTCGAGAACGAGGTTTCAAGCGTCAGGAGCAGGATAAACACGATGCTACTCGTTAATAGTGCAACAGGTAGGCCAAGGGGGATGTACCCTAAGCTCTTCAAGGTGTTCATGGGTTTCGAGGCTGGTTCGAAGCCTGAGGCCATCCGTAACATCGTGGACTCATATGTTGAACCACAGGGAGGTATTGAGGAGGAATTAGTCAAGCTGGTGCTCACTCTCAGGGATGGGGTACTGGTCTTCGTGCCCGTTGACAAGGGGGTGGAATACGCTGAGAGGATCGTTGAGTTGCTACGTGAGAAAGGGTTGAGAGCGGAGGCTTTCCACTCAAAGACATCTATAGAGCTCCTCGACGCGTTTGCGAAAGGAGACGTGAACGTGCTTGTTGGAGTTGCAACATACTACGGTGTCATGGTTAGGGGCATAGACCTCCCGGAGAGAGTTAAGTACGTGGTCTTCGCGGGTGTTCCCCGTCACAGGTTCAGCTCAATGCTTGAAGCCCTCTCACCAACAGACATACTCAGGGTGCTCGCTGTTCTAAGGGATATTGCCGAGGGGGAGAAGAGGGATCTTATTGAGAGGCTTCTCGGAAGGATTTCGAGCAGGCTTAGAAGAATGAGTCCCGGCGCGGTGTTAAGGCTGAGGGAGGAATTAGCCAGGAAGATAAGGGGTGAGAGCGTTGAAGAAACACCATTGCTCTCCACCCTGTTTGAGGCTTACAAGGTAATTGCAGAGGAGTTCTCCAAGGAGGAGACATGGCAAAGGATCTCGGGCCTGGGTGATGTAGGGATATTGAAGGAGAATGATAAATACTACATGCTGATACCGGATGTAGCAACATATATACAGGCTAGTGGTAGGGCTTCAAGGCTCTATCCTGGAGGGATAACAAAGGGGCTTTCAATAGTGGTAGTCGACGATAAGAGGCTCCTAAATGGCCTAGTGAGGAGGATGAGATGGATCTTCGAGGACTTCACCATGACTCCCCTGAGCCAGGTTAACCTGGAGGAGCTCATGAAGCAGATAGAGGAGGAGAGGAGAAGGGTTTCAGAGGTCATTAAGGGTGGTACAGCTGCAGGAACATGGGTGGAGCCGGTTAAGACAGCGCTGATGGTGGTTGAATCGCCTAATAAGGCGAGAACAATAGCAGGCTTCTTCGGTAAGCCAAGCGTGAGGATAGTGGGGAACATTCTCCAAGTCTATGAGGTGACGATTGGAAGCTATGTTTTATCGATAACCGCTAGCGCTGGCCATGTTTACGACCTGGTGACAGATAAATCCCTCCCGGAGGCCGAGGGGGCTGAAGCCCTCTACGGCGTGTTAAGGGTGGACGGGAGGTTCATACCGGTCTACACGGATATCAAGAAGTGTTCTAATGGACACCAGTTCACAGAGGAGCTTGGAGGAAACACGGTTGAATGCCCCAGGTGTAAGATGGATAATAAGCAGTCACATGTGATCAGGAAGCTCGACGTGATCAAGGCCCTTAGGGAGCTCGCTGAAGAGGTTGACGTAGTCTTCATAGGCACGGACCCCGACGCCGAGGGAGAGAAGATCGCCTGGGATCTAAGGGTGCTCCTGGAGCCGTATGCAAACGAGGTAAGGAGAATAGAGTTCCACGAGGTAACGAGGAAAGCCATACTCAACGCGCTGAGGGAGCCCAGGGACTTCGACATTAGACTTGTTGAATCCCAGATCGTCAGGAGAATAGATGACAGATGGTTGGGTTTCTCGCTCTCCGAGAAGGTTCAGAAGTACGCGTGGATGGATTACTGTTTAAGATACCTGTTCCATAAGAGGGGCTTGGTCGAGAAGTCGACTTGTTGCAGACCCAACGGGAACATGAGTGCTGGCAGGGTTCAGACACCGGTACTAGGGTACATTATAGAGGAGACAGATGCACGTAGCAGGCCTGAGAGATACGTCTACAGGATGAAGATATATATTGAGAGAATAGGGGACTTAGTGGAGGTCTCAATCCCCTATATTGATGCTAAGAATGCGGGCATAGTGGATACCGTTAAGAAGCGTCCACACCCAGTGGAGGTGGAGGTCGTCAGCGAGGAGGAAGTACAGTTGAATCCCCCGCCCCCCTTCACAACCGACTCGCTTCTTGAGGAGGCATCAAGAACCCTGGGATTACCCGCTACGAGAACCATGGAGATAGCTCAAGACCTCTTTGAAACAGGCCTTATAACTTACCATAGAACAGACAGTACGCGTGTAAGCGATACAGGTGTGAAGATAGCTAGACAGTACCTTGAAGACAAGTACGGGGAGAAAGCCCCCCATTACTTCAAGCCTAGAACATGGGGTGAGGGCGGAGCCCATGAAGCTATACGTCCAACCAGGCCGATAGACTCGGACAGACTGGTTGAACTAGTCAAGGAGGGCGTGCTCTCCCTCCCTCTGAGGTTGACGAGGGATCACGTGAGGCTCTACGACCTCGTGTTCAGGAGGTTTATCGCTAGCCAAATGGAGGCAGCGAAGCTCAGGAAGCTCGTGTTAAGGGTCTACATCGGGGATCGTAGCTATGAAACCGAGATATACACAGAGGCTGTTTGGAAAGGATACCTTGAGGTATACGAGAATGTGAGACTACTGGGGAGGGAGCTCGGGTTAAAACCCGGTGAACGGGTTGAAGCCGAGATACATGACGGGAACAGAGTTACGCCGCCAAGGTTGAGGTCGCATGACGTCATAAGGTGGATGAAAGAACAGGGCATAGGGCGGCCGAGCACCTATGCGAAAATCGTGCAGACATTGATCGATAGGGGATATGTAAGGGTGACGGGGAAGGTCAAGGCCCTGATACCTACTGAGAGAGGTAGGAGCGTGTTTAACTTCCTTGGGAAATACTACGGCAATGTCGTCAGCGTCGACACCACTAGGAGGCTGGAGGAGTTAATGGAGGACATCAGTAAAAACACCGTCGAATACCAGAGTGCACTGGAGGGAATATATAGGGAGGTTACGACGGCTGTGATAGGGAATCACCGTGTTAACGAGCTACTGGAGAAGATGTATAGGGAGAAGTGTTCCGAGGAGAAGTGA
- a CDS encoding sodium:solute symporter family protein gives MFVALLLLYILVGTIIAYFSRKMGIKDARDYIIAGGRVGSLVSFGTYAATTYSAFMMLGLVGLAYSTGVGALGFELLYLLVTVIILSTIGFKIWRLSREKGWITPSQMLGDIYSSRLLGILVAGLYLFTMIPYVAAQIQGLTIVFTYAGLDPVAGTLVSAAVAYLWILFAGMWSIATTDLYQAILMLTGGLLYITQLMLPAPWLPGASPSQAIALVGEKGYLGLTDFWTPHVFLAYTVPWIFFALTNPQVVMRLYIQRDEAAYRRSVALFSFYGLLYTLIAVTAGLLARGFAEAGFIPANLKRDEVTIYLIRLFNPFVGSLIAVSIVAAAVSTVNSIVHAVASSIYREVIGSPRRQLALLNAVSLVIIALSSFLAYARVAYIVDLSVMTSVYLLPLAPITAIGLYLARHVGSHARTAALLSLATGETVAVASTLLNRGSRAFTSVYAGVPASLWVLTVSTLVLLAGFMLDIYVSRRESR, from the coding sequence ATGTTCGTCGCACTCCTACTGCTATACATACTGGTGGGTACGATCATAGCCTACTTCTCCAGGAAGATGGGGATCAAGGATGCAAGGGACTACATTATAGCTGGCGGTAGAGTCGGGAGCCTGGTTAGCTTCGGCACCTATGCCGCTACAACATATAGTGCTTTCATGATGCTTGGACTAGTTGGGCTAGCGTACTCCACGGGTGTAGGGGCGCTGGGATTCGAGCTACTCTACTTACTGGTGACAGTGATAATTCTCTCAACAATAGGCTTCAAGATATGGAGGCTTTCCAGGGAGAAGGGGTGGATAACTCCTTCACAAATGCTAGGAGACATATACTCCTCGAGGCTTCTAGGCATACTTGTAGCCGGCCTCTACTTGTTCACGATGATACCATATGTGGCTGCACAGATACAGGGCTTAACCATTGTATTCACGTACGCAGGGCTCGACCCAGTCGCGGGGACCCTGGTAAGCGCCGCCGTCGCATATCTATGGATATTGTTCGCCGGAATGTGGAGTATTGCGACAACCGACCTCTACCAGGCTATCCTAATGTTGACCGGCGGCCTCCTCTACATAACACAGCTAATGCTGCCAGCCCCGTGGCTCCCTGGAGCCTCGCCATCCCAGGCCATTGCCCTAGTCGGTGAGAAAGGTTACCTTGGACTCACCGATTTCTGGACCCCCCATGTCTTCCTGGCTTACACCGTGCCATGGATATTCTTCGCACTGACAAACCCGCAGGTAGTCATGAGGCTGTATATCCAGCGCGATGAGGCAGCATACAGGAGGAGCGTGGCATTATTCTCGTTCTACGGGTTGCTGTACACGTTGATAGCTGTTACAGCTGGACTGCTAGCCAGGGGCTTTGCCGAGGCCGGGTTCATCCCAGCTAACCTCAAACGTGACGAGGTAACCATATACCTGATTAGGTTGTTCAACCCCTTCGTAGGCTCCTTGATAGCTGTATCGATAGTTGCAGCAGCCGTATCAACAGTCAACAGTATAGTTCACGCCGTTGCAAGCAGCATTTACAGGGAGGTTATTGGTTCGCCTAGAAGGCAACTGGCACTGCTCAACGCTGTGAGCCTGGTGATCATAGCGTTATCCTCCTTCCTCGCCTATGCCAGGGTCGCCTACATAGTTGATCTCAGCGTGATGACATCAGTATACCTATTACCCTTAGCACCGATCACAGCCATAGGCCTGTATCTAGCCAGGCATGTAGGCTCCCACGCTAGGACGGCTGCCTTGCTATCCCTTGCAACCGGGGAGACCGTAGCGGTGGCCAGCACCCTTCTAAACAGGGGTTCCAGGGCTTTCACCTCGGTCTACGCTGGTGTCCCGGCATCCCTATGGGTGCTCACCGTGTCAACACTAGTGCTTCTGGCAGGGTTCATGCTAGACATATATGTCTCGAGGCGGGAATCGAGGTAG
- a CDS encoding DUF7343 domain-containing protein, producing the protein MGRDLRRALLELLSSMQGKEVPQSYLHRALNASKSRISEILSELEKEGLIERRVIGRSKIVYVKEGLVEAPITRSSRVLRLGIVYSSEYLFLGYFASRMNEKGYRVEIRVYRDGLEATRSLAEGRIELALSPLVGQLYMYPLYRSYRVIAGGMTGGFKILGPSGESPSATLVYSSRLSTMDYVRSEYVEKAGLEGSVKTMYFKNPEAVANAKGYVVIWHPFYRILEEKGLRDLTGKAGIEVGNCCTLAASNTLSDEVIALVRDAYMASISEYSRNPYRFLEYYSAVTGIPVSILREAVSAYKPSPYIDGETVRRIVAKLGRSVPDQALYTEPLANHDAGF; encoded by the coding sequence ATGGGAAGGGATCTACGCAGAGCACTACTAGAGCTCCTATCAAGCATGCAGGGCAAGGAGGTGCCGCAATCATATCTACACAGAGCCCTTAATGCCTCCAAGAGCAGGATTAGCGAGATACTCAGCGAGCTGGAGAAGGAGGGGTTGATAGAGAGGCGTGTCATCGGGAGGAGCAAGATAGTTTACGTTAAAGAAGGCTTAGTGGAGGCACCGATCACCAGGAGCTCCAGGGTTCTCAGGTTGGGCATAGTTTACTCAAGCGAGTATCTTTTCCTCGGGTACTTCGCAAGCAGGATGAATGAGAAAGGATACAGGGTTGAGATCAGGGTGTACAGGGACGGGCTTGAAGCGACACGCTCACTAGCCGAGGGAAGAATAGAGCTGGCTCTGTCACCGCTAGTAGGGCAACTATACATGTACCCCCTCTACAGATCCTACAGGGTGATAGCGGGAGGCATGACCGGGGGCTTCAAGATCCTGGGTCCGAGCGGTGAATCACCCTCAGCGACACTCGTGTACTCCAGCAGGCTCAGCACCATGGACTATGTGAGAAGCGAATACGTGGAGAAGGCGGGGCTTGAAGGCAGTGTTAAAACAATGTACTTCAAGAACCCTGAGGCCGTGGCCAATGCGAAAGGCTACGTGGTCATATGGCATCCCTTCTACCGTATCCTAGAGGAAAAAGGCCTCAGGGATCTAACCGGTAAGGCCGGGATCGAAGTAGGAAACTGCTGCACCCTCGCAGCCTCCAACACTCTTAGCGATGAAGTGATTGCACTTGTAAGGGATGCATACATGGCATCGATCAGCGAGTACTCTAGGAACCCGTACAGATTCCTTGAATACTACTCCGCCGTAACCGGAATACCGGTATCAATACTCAGGGAAGCCGTATCAGCATACAAGCCGTCGCCATACATAGATGGGGAAACCGTTAGAAGAATAGTGGCAAAGCTGGGGAGAAGCGTCCCGGATCAAGCCCTGTACACTGAACCCCTCGCCAACCATGATGCAGGGTTTTAA
- the upp gene encoding uracil phosphoribosyltransferase, which produces MFEVKVVNRKYAQAVLTTLRDKNTSQIEFRKGLVRLGRILGLELIEDFECEKTVVETPLGARVDGCRIKDLDNIVVITVLRAAWPLTEGLIKVLFTAKQGVVAARRVEEKGMKAGSFEIEISYVKTPRITSRDVVVISDVMVATGSTLVSVLEKLREKGIAKRYYVASVITTPHAIGRLKKYAEEAGIDLKLYTIAIDPEIDEKGYIVPGLGDAGDRAFGS; this is translated from the coding sequence ATGTTCGAGGTCAAAGTGGTTAACAGGAAGTATGCGCAAGCCGTTCTCACAACTCTACGCGACAAGAATACTAGCCAGATAGAGTTTCGCAAGGGGCTTGTAAGGCTCGGAAGGATCCTTGGCTTAGAGTTGATCGAGGACTTCGAGTGCGAGAAAACGGTTGTCGAAACCCCTCTTGGAGCCCGGGTCGATGGCTGCAGGATAAAGGATCTCGACAACATAGTGGTCATCACGGTGTTGAGGGCCGCGTGGCCCTTGACTGAGGGATTGATAAAAGTGCTCTTCACAGCTAAGCAAGGGGTCGTAGCTGCCCGACGGGTTGAGGAGAAAGGCATGAAGGCTGGCTCCTTTGAGATAGAAATATCATATGTTAAAACACCGAGGATCACTAGCAGGGATGTAGTGGTCATAAGCGATGTAATGGTTGCCACAGGGTCAACCCTCGTGAGCGTGCTGGAAAAGCTCAGGGAGAAGGGGATCGCCAAAAGGTACTATGTTGCATCAGTCATCACGACACCGCACGCCATAGGTAGGTTGAAGAAGTATGCTGAGGAGGCTGGAATAGACTTGAAACTATACACAATAGCGATCGATCCTGAAATCGATGAAAAAGGCTACATAGTGCCGGGCCTCGGGGACGCAGGAGATAGAGCATTCGGCTCTTGA
- a CDS encoding nucleotidyltransferase family protein translates to MVTLLQGDVTAVVLAGGQGERFRPYTEIIPKPMIPVGNNEKPVLELVVKWLRRHGVSRIVFLVNYKWRYIYNYFGDGSRFDVSITYSIDEEGGYSNTGGAILKAYRDGLIKGRALIWYGDILAPLDVPDLLRYHSGAGSDLTLVVTNRYRVPVGVVKVDNDYNVVEMREKPELDINATIGVAVAELRVFSEGLERELGRDFDFMGNLVPWLINNGYRVKAYIYSGEWFDVGSLERYKKLDMEWVTRVFDQEPNALSPASPRPGTM, encoded by the coding sequence GTGGTGACCTTATTGCAGGGAGACGTTACAGCCGTCGTGCTTGCCGGGGGGCAGGGTGAGAGGTTCCGCCCCTACACGGAGATTATACCCAAGCCCATGATTCCCGTTGGAAACAATGAGAAACCGGTGCTCGAGCTGGTTGTGAAGTGGCTTAGGAGGCACGGGGTGAGCCGCATAGTGTTCCTCGTCAACTATAAGTGGAGATACATCTATAATTACTTCGGGGACGGCTCCAGGTTCGATGTGAGTATTACATACTCTATAGATGAGGAGGGAGGATACTCTAACACTGGTGGCGCCATACTGAAGGCGTACCGGGATGGATTGATCAAGGGTAGGGCACTCATATGGTACGGAGACATCCTCGCACCCCTAGATGTACCCGACCTTTTAAGGTATCATAGTGGGGCTGGGAGCGATCTAACGCTTGTGGTGACGAACAGGTATAGGGTCCCGGTTGGAGTTGTGAAGGTGGATAACGATTACAATGTGGTTGAGATGCGGGAGAAGCCCGAGCTGGATATAAATGCAACGATAGGTGTAGCCGTGGCGGAGCTCCGGGTTTTCTCAGAGGGCCTTGAGAGGGAGCTTGGAAGGGATTTCGACTTCATGGGGAACCTTGTGCCATGGTTGATCAACAATGGTTACAGGGTTAAAGCATATATTTATAGCGGGGAGTGGTTTGACGTGGGGAGCCTTGAGAGGTATAAAAAGCTGGATATGGAGTGGGTTACCAGGGTATTTGATCAAGAGCCGAATGCTCTATCTCCTGCGTCCCCGAGGCCCGGCACTATGTAG